The following proteins are co-located in the Deltaproteobacteria bacterium genome:
- a CDS encoding enoyl-CoA hydratase/isomerase family protein, with amino-acid sequence MIRVESTDGIALVRFERPPANAIELESATKLEETLARLEAEDGTRAVVLTGHGEFFSAGLDLKVVPTYGPEQQRTMVMAINRLVGRLYGLGLPTVAAVNGHAIAGGLVVVLACDFRIGRRGSYRLGLTETRAAVPYPVAATTVVTTELAPAVARRAVLLARNGTPENALADGILDEVQDGEAIIARALDVARELAALPRSAYASIKRQLRATALERIAAVLATGADPLVETWLGAETASAAAELLGRAG; translated from the coding sequence ATGATCCGCGTCGAGTCGACGGACGGCATCGCCCTCGTCCGCTTCGAGCGGCCGCCGGCCAACGCGATCGAGCTCGAGTCGGCCACGAAGCTCGAGGAGACGCTCGCGCGGCTCGAGGCGGAGGACGGGACGCGCGCCGTCGTGCTCACCGGACACGGGGAGTTCTTCTCGGCGGGGCTCGACCTGAAGGTCGTTCCGACGTACGGCCCGGAGCAGCAGCGGACCATGGTCATGGCCATCAACCGCCTCGTCGGCCGGCTCTACGGGCTCGGGCTGCCAACGGTCGCGGCCGTGAACGGCCACGCCATCGCCGGCGGCCTGGTCGTCGTCCTCGCCTGCGACTTCCGCATCGGCCGCCGCGGCTCCTACCGGCTCGGGCTCACGGAGACCCGCGCCGCCGTGCCCTACCCCGTGGCGGCGACGACGGTGGTCACGACGGAGCTCGCGCCCGCCGTCGCCCGCCGGGCAGTCCTACTCGCCCGCAACGGAACGCCTGAGAACGCCCTCGCCGACGGCATCCTCGACGAGGTGCAGGACGGCGAGGCGATCATCGCACGCGCGCTGGACGTCGCGCGCGAGCTGGCCGCACTCCCGCGCAGTGCCTACGCCTCGATCAAGCGCCAGCTGCGGGCAACGGCCCTCGAGCGGATCGCCGCCGTGCTGGCGACCGGCGCCGACCCGCTAGTCGAGACATGGCTCGGGGCGGAAACCGCCTCGGCAGCCGCGGAACTGCTGGGCCGGGCGGGCTGA
- a CDS encoding tetratricopeptide repeat protein — MGWAWGKGRVSPSAALALLFAVVIGAAYANSFGGGFHFDDSHVLEQNPFIRSLRHVPRFFVDPNTTTVLRENEDLRPLLLLTFALNYAVSGSATWSYHAVNLVLHWSAVLLVFRIVRDHLWLGDDALAVAAASALVVALHPLNTEPVDYLSARSALLTTVFSLAAFDATARARPRWAVVLLAAALLTKAIAATLPLAVAGYALLARHRQTPAPSWQLVAALAVVAAGGLLYRLLLLPPWISQTAHAADVTPRIWLMTGWSAYLYYLRLFLWPDALVVDRLDYPLTRSFLEPRAWGSLLVLLVLGGLAWRARRRWPALTFAALWYAVALAAEQTIFPLTEPVNEHRPYLAMLGLGTAAGLGLRGAAHLLARPLRVPATRVVVVLVALVAIALGVATAARNEVWRDDGALWRDAVAKAPANPRAWLNAGHAAMARDDRDEARRLLLEAHRLAPCYAYVQLNLSALAFRTGDLAQSLRWADEAVACNPGFALTHYYRAMALERLGRAEEALAAYRRTTTIDAEQADAWAAQGRLLERQGAWAEAARAYERAVAANPTLSEPAMLAALLHQYRLRDPSRAVELYRTVLRLVPSHYGAHYQLAVALLACGREPEARAAWRAFVLMAQAIGDRASIEGAPERLRRP, encoded by the coding sequence GTGGGGTGGGCGTGGGGCAAGGGCCGGGTTTCACCCTCCGCCGCCCTTGCGCTCCTGTTCGCGGTTGTGATCGGCGCCGCCTATGCGAACAGCTTCGGCGGCGGCTTTCACTTCGACGACAGCCACGTGCTCGAGCAGAACCCCTTCATCAGGAGCCTCCGTCACGTCCCGCGCTTCTTCGTCGACCCGAATACGACGACGGTGCTGCGCGAGAACGAGGATCTCCGTCCGCTCCTGCTCCTCACCTTCGCGCTCAACTACGCCGTCTCGGGGAGCGCCACGTGGAGCTACCACGCCGTCAACCTCGTGCTGCACTGGTCGGCCGTCCTGCTCGTCTTCCGGATCGTCAGGGATCACCTCTGGCTCGGAGACGACGCACTCGCGGTCGCGGCCGCGTCGGCCCTCGTGGTTGCCCTCCATCCCCTCAACACCGAGCCCGTGGACTACCTCTCGGCCCGCTCGGCCCTGCTCACCACCGTCTTCTCGCTCGCCGCTTTCGACGCCACGGCGCGCGCCCGGCCGCGATGGGCCGTCGTCCTCCTCGCGGCGGCGCTGCTCACGAAGGCGATTGCGGCGACGCTGCCGCTCGCCGTCGCCGGCTACGCGCTCCTCGCCCGCCACCGACAGACGCCCGCCCCGTCGTGGCAACTGGTCGCCGCGCTCGCCGTGGTGGCGGCCGGCGGGCTCCTCTACCGACTTCTCCTCCTCCCGCCGTGGATCAGCCAGACGGCGCACGCCGCGGACGTGACCCCTCGCATCTGGCTCATGACGGGCTGGTCGGCCTACCTCTATTACCTCCGCCTCTTCCTGTGGCCGGACGCGCTGGTGGTCGATCGCCTGGACTACCCGCTCACGCGCTCCTTCCTCGAGCCCCGCGCCTGGGGGAGTCTCCTCGTGCTTCTGGTCCTCGGCGGTCTCGCGTGGCGTGCCCGCCGGCGCTGGCCGGCCCTCACCTTCGCCGCGCTCTGGTACGCCGTCGCCCTCGCCGCCGAGCAGACGATCTTCCCGCTCACCGAGCCCGTGAACGAGCACCGTCCGTACCTGGCGATGCTTGGCCTCGGGACGGCGGCCGGCCTCGGGCTCCGTGGCGCCGCGCATCTCCTCGCGCGTCCCCTGCGGGTGCCTGCGACACGCGTCGTCGTTGTGCTGGTCGCCCTCGTCGCGATCGCGCTCGGCGTCGCGACCGCGGCGCGCAACGAGGTCTGGCGCGACGACGGCGCGCTCTGGCGCGATGCGGTGGCGAAGGCGCCGGCCAACCCGCGCGCCTGGCTGAACGCGGGCCACGCCGCGATGGCGCGCGACGACCGCGACGAGGCTCGCCGCCTCCTCCTCGAGGCGCACCGCCTCGCACCCTGCTACGCCTACGTGCAGCTCAACCTGAGCGCCCTCGCCTTCCGTACCGGCGACCTGGCGCAATCGCTGCGCTGGGCCGACGAGGCGGTCGCCTGCAACCCGGGCTTCGCGCTCACCCACTACTACCGCGCCATGGCCCTCGAGCGGCTCGGCCGCGCCGAGGAGGCGCTCGCCGCCTACCGGCGGACGACGACCATCGACGCCGAGCAGGCCGACGCCTGGGCCGCACAGGGGCGACTCCTCGAGCGCCAGGGGGCCTGGGCCGAGGCCGCCCGGGCATACGAGCGGGCCGTCGCCGCGAATCCGACCCTGTCCGAGCCCGCGATGCTCGCCGCGCTCCTCCATCAGTACCGGCTCCGCGATCCCTCGCGCGCCGTGGAGCTGTACCGGACGGTCCTCCGCCTGGTGCCCTCGCACTACGGCGCGCACTACCAGCTCGCCGTGGCGTTGCTGGCGTGCGGCCGTGAGCCCGAGGCACGTGCCGCGTGGCGGGCGTTCGTGCTGATGGCGCAGGCGATCGGCGACCGGGCTTCGATCGAGGGCGCGCCCGAGCGGCTCCGTCGTCCGTGA
- a CDS encoding class I SAM-dependent methyltransferase has translation MQMSAEASRYVERVVGEVDGWLSHHEGLYLYALAAKGPGAGAIVEIGSSRGRSTIILAAAARAAGREAVVAIDPHLRGSEGQFRANVAAAGLSDRVAPLVMRSDEAAATWRDPIRLLWIDGAHGYEAVKGDFTDWEPFVVTGGVIALHDTYDWEGPRRLVEELIAPPSRFAIIGLVDSITALRKVAAMTPSIRLRNAVFRRLRALHLLGRRRIIPGEARRLVKRALRALSGPS, from the coding sequence ATGCAGATGAGTGCGGAGGCCTCCCGGTACGTCGAGCGTGTCGTCGGCGAGGTCGACGGGTGGCTCAGTCATCACGAGGGTCTCTACCTCTACGCGCTCGCCGCGAAGGGACCCGGCGCGGGTGCGATCGTCGAGATCGGCAGCTCGAGGGGCAGGTCGACGATCATCCTTGCGGCCGCGGCGCGTGCGGCCGGGCGCGAGGCGGTGGTCGCGATCGATCCGCACCTGCGCGGCTCGGAGGGACAGTTCCGGGCCAACGTCGCCGCCGCGGGTCTCAGCGACCGCGTCGCGCCGCTCGTCATGCGCTCCGACGAGGCCGCCGCCACCTGGCGCGACCCGATCCGGCTCCTCTGGATCGACGGCGCGCACGGCTACGAGGCGGTGAAGGGCGACTTCACGGACTGGGAGCCCTTCGTCGTCACCGGCGGGGTGATCGCGCTGCACGACACCTACGACTGGGAGGGGCCGCGCCGCCTCGTCGAGGAGCTGATCGCCCCGCCGTCGCGCTTCGCGATCATCGGCCTCGTCGACAGCATCACCGCGCTGCGCAAGGTGGCGGCGATGACCCCGTCGATCCGCCTGCGGAACGCGGTGTTCCGCCGCCTGCGCGCCCTCCATCTGCTCGGCCGCCGGCGCATCATCCCGGGCGAGGCACGGCGGCTCGTGAAGCGCGCCCTCCGCGCGCTCTCCGGTCCCTCCTAG